One genomic window of Polyodon spathula isolate WHYD16114869_AA chromosome 8, ASM1765450v1, whole genome shotgun sequence includes the following:
- the LOC121320146 gene encoding zinc finger protein 566-like has product MDVSVSVSFFQEQLASPVERAVKAAVDSVLREITEVVGSRFTEFRVEMTAMKRENESLKLRLEISESELRAVRGCINAADTDIKQPFIFQDPRESHAIPESDAQEEPKIEAVSTQEESFEQECCASLVQITELPFVKDEEVPQQECVPIKEEFIEQECVSIAEELPAENNACTLEENYKLGSSLCDDSPSECELGFRASKVAEGEHDSTPSPQCKNTSSGKLQCKNSRETTAQGEYVKTLRTHSAKIPSLQDRPPLTVESTETPHSACFNSFETQGNLKTLPYSIKGGKSSCQLDVPETHTGNPSGGTTFSWADCGKCFSHISLLKGHQRVHTGEKPSHIQYSDKSFTPEFHSHQRIHTGEKPYHCSVCGKTFRNIESLKKHKVIHTGEKPHHCAVCGKRFSQLRDLKRHHQIHTGEKPYHCAVCGKRFSHGFCGNFLNTRLNLRYLKTQHSVPQLS; this is encoded by the exons ATGGACGTCAGTGTCTCCGTGTCGTTCTTTCAAGAGCAGCTCGCCTCTCCCGTCGAGcgcgcagtgaaagcggctgtagactCCGTCCTGCGGGAAATTACTGAAGTTGTCGGCAGCAGATTCACTGAGTTCCGAGTGGAAATGACTGCAATgaagagagagaatgaaagtctgaagctgagattggaaatatcagagagcgagctgAGAGCCGTGCGAGGGTGTATAAACGCTGCAGATACAGACATTAAACAGCCTTTCATATTTCAGG ATCCCAGAGAGAGTCATGCTATCCCTGAATCTGATGCACAGGAGGAGCCAAAGATAGAAGCAGTTTccacacaagaggagtcctttgaGCAGGAGTGCTGTGCAAGTCTAGTGCAGATTACAGAGCTGCCgtttgttaaagatgaagaggtccctcaACAAGAATGTGTTCCTATCAAAGAGGAGTTCATAGAGCAGGAATGTGTCTCCATCGCAGAGGAACTTCCTGCTGAAAATAATGCCTGTACACTTGAAGAGAACTAcaagctgggatccagcctgtgtgatgattctccatctgaatgtgaactgggatttagag CTTCTAAAGTAGCTGAAGGAGAACATGACTCCACTCCATCACCCCAGTGCAAAAACACTTCTAGTGGCAAGCTACAGTGCAAGAACAGCAGAGAAACAACAGCCCAAGGAGAGtatgtgaagacattgagaactCACTCAGCTAAAATCCCTTCTTTACAAGACAGACCCCCTCTTACTGTGGAGAGTACAGAGACGCCACATTCtgcatgttttaacagttttgaAACCCAGGGCAACTTGAAGACCTTGCCTTATTCTATTAAGGGTGGGAAGAGTTCCTGTCAATTAGACGTTCCTGAAACTCACACGGGAAATCCCTCTGGAGGGACTACATTTTCCTGGGCTGATTGTGGGAAGTGTTTCAGTCATATATCACTGCTTAAAGGACACCAGcgcgttcacacaggagagaaaccttcccacatacagtacagtgataaGAGTTTCACACCAGAGTTTCAttcacaccagcgcattcacacaggagagaaaccttatcactgttcTGTGTGTGGGAAGACATTCAGAAACATAGAAAGCCTTAAAAAACACAAGgtcattcacacaggagagaaacctcatcactgtgctgtttgtgggaaGAGGTTTAGCCAGTTAAgagaccttaaaagacaccatcaaatccacacaggagagaaaccttatcactgtgctgtttgtgggaagagattcagcca TGGCTTCTGTGGAAACTTCCTCAATACCAGGTTGAATCTGCGCTACCTCAAGACACAGCACAGTGTACCACAGTTATCATGA